The sequence below is a genomic window from Chitinophagaceae bacterium.
GTGAATCTCAATTTCAGAACCGTGAAATACAATGCAAGCGGTGTGTTACAATGGAATGTAGTCTACGACGGATCAGCAGGCAACGATGATATTCCTTCAGCTATCGCAGTGTCAGGTGGTGAAGTTTTTGTAACCGGAATTTCTGATGTGAATGCCACACCCGTAATTTCGAATAACACCGTAACGATTAAATATTCTTCGGCTGGAACTGCGGTGTGGACCAATATATACGCAGGAAGCGGTGGATTTGATGATGTTGGCAATGCACTGCTGACGGATGCAAGTGGAAATTCTTTTATCGCCGGTTATGAAGAAGACAGTCACCAGCAGCGCAATGCACTGATAGTAAAATACAGCAACAGCGGTACGCAACTTTTTAATAACACTTTCAATGGCGAGGGTGATAACAGTGATAACATCCGCGATCTGAAAATGGATGCAACCGGAAATATTTACCTCGCAGGCTACGCTGTGCAACGCGGTCAAAACCGTGATATGTATGTGTTGAAATTGACTGCAGCAGGTGACACTATCTGGACAAGATTTGTCAATGGATCTTCGCCCGACAGTGAAGACGAAGGTCAGTCAGTTGCCATAGATGGCACTGATCAGATTGTTGTTGCCGGCTTCACTAAAAACAGCGGCACGTCCGGCGATTTTACGGCTGTCAAATTGAATGCTCTTGGAGATTCATCCTGGCTTAGGTACTACGATTCGCCCACGCATGAAAATGACAAGGCTTACGACATGCAGCGTGATGCAACAGGCAATGTTGTTATCACTGGTCGAACAGACAATGATCCCGGAATCGCATCCAACGACGATGCGACAACCATAAAATATGACACGAACGGCAATCTGCTTTGGACAAAAACATACAACGGAGCAGGCAACGGCGCTGACCGCGGAAGCTTTGTGAGGATAGCGGCTTCAGGCAATATATATATTGCCGGCAGAACATTCAGCGGTACGAATCAGGATATGCTTTTCATCAAATACAACAGTGATGGTATTCAGCAGTGGGTGAAAATTATTGATGGTGGATTTGGAAATGATGAGATCAGGGCCATTGTTATCGACGACAACGAAAATATTTATGCAACAGGCATCAGCGCCGGGGCAACAGATACAGCGGATTTTATTACCATGAAATATTCTCCAACCGGCGATCAGCTTTGGCTGAAGCGTTTTAACGGTGCCGGAAATGGAGGCGATTTTGGGGAATCGATTTCACTTGATCCTTCAGGAAATATTTTATCTGCCGGTTACAGCGATGGCGACAATTCAGCCGCAATTAATTTTGATATGGTTACCATTAAGTACGATGCTGACGGAAATGAAATCTGGAAAAATATCGAAAACGGTACTTCCAATCTTGATGATATTGCTGATGCGCTGCTCACTGATCAATTCGGCAATGTATATGTAGCTGGTCATACCAACAATGGCACTGTTACCGACGCGAATTTTGATATCACCATCATCCGTTACAACGGAGATGGAAATGAAGAATGGCAAATTTTTTACAACAACGCATCAGACACACTCGACGAACCGAATACCTTGATGCTTTCAGGCAACGATCTTTTTGTAGCCGGAAGCAGTTGGCAGAACGGACAACAGCGCGACATGATTTTAATTAAATATGGTTCCGTTACAGGAATTGATTTAACGCAAGCTGCAGATCAATTTGTCAGCGTGTATCCTAATCCGTTCAGTAACCAAATCAACATTCAGGTCGCAAGCTTTACAAATCAAAAACTTGAGTTTAAATTGTTCGACGTAACCGGAAGGATGATTTATTCAACGTCTTTTGAAAATGCTTTTACCGTTCAACTGCCAGGCACATTATCAACAGGTTTATATACCTGGTCAGTATTGAGTAAACAGCAAGTCCTTCAATCCGGTAAACTCATTCACTAATCACTCGAAATTTCAACTTTCAGAAAACAACCTGCTATACCATGAAAATCAAAAAAACCATCGTTACAAAGGACATTCAGCAATATGTATTGAATACAGCAATCAATGAATTGCATGTACCCATTGCAGGAGATGTTGGCATTTTCGAAGTGATCACACTTGGCCGTCATGAATCCATTCAGGGAGAAGATAAGCGCATCACGGCTATCTTTGAAAATGATTTTATCATGGCTGCTTTTGCCGACCGTTATGCCACTTCGCAGTTTGAAGGATATGTGCCATCGCATTCCATGGAATTGTATGACATTCTTGGTGCCGGCGGAGCAATCGGTGTGGTGAAGTCAAAAAATGCCAGCTTAAAAGATGTTGAACCTACTAAAATCAGGTTGATCGGTTATTGCTGCGATGAAACAGGCAAGGTGATCAATACCAAATGGTACAGCAAACAACGTGTTCCGTTTTCCGGTAAAGTACCC
It includes:
- a CDS encoding SBBP repeat-containing protein produces the protein MSTLLKFKVFLFSLVLMQQALFAQPSAEWTFRYNGEGDYSDRFTCITSDASGNIYAGGSSVNIGTDRDFLVQKTDASGNVTWRTMFGAAGNGPDEVTAIWVDALQNVYVTGFGKSEDAGNDFLTIKYDPNGSLLWSAVYNYDVANAYDQPNSIALDQDGNVIVTGQSDSDPTSVTKDDYLTIKYSASGSQLWLQRYNGLGDGTDRAVKVVTDNSNNIYVTGRSYNGNFDDYATIKYNASGTQQWLKYGDRSFTDRATSMTIDASANIYVTGWSSNGSNDDFYTIKYNSSGISQWAKVVDGVDQDRALAIAVDGSGNVYVTGQSDGDNSPFVNLNFRTVKYNASGVLQWNVVYDGSAGNDDIPSAIAVSGGEVFVTGISDVNATPVISNNTVTIKYSSAGTAVWTNIYAGSGGFDDVGNALLTDASGNSFIAGYEEDSHQQRNALIVKYSNSGTQLFNNTFNGEGDNSDNIRDLKMDATGNIYLAGYAVQRGQNRDMYVLKLTAAGDTIWTRFVNGSSPDSEDEGQSVAIDGTDQIVVAGFTKNSGTSGDFTAVKLNALGDSSWLRYYDSPTHENDKAYDMQRDATGNVVITGRTDNDPGIASNDDATTIKYDTNGNLLWTKTYNGAGNGADRGSFVRIAASGNIYIAGRTFSGTNQDMLFIKYNSDGIQQWVKIIDGGFGNDEIRAIVIDDNENIYATGISAGATDTADFITMKYSPTGDQLWLKRFNGAGNGGDFGESISLDPSGNILSAGYSDGDNSAAINFDMVTIKYDADGNEIWKNIENGTSNLDDIADALLTDQFGNVYVAGHTNNGTVTDANFDITIIRYNGDGNEEWQIFYNNASDTLDEPNTLMLSGNDLFVAGSSWQNGQQRDMILIKYGSVTGIDLTQAADQFVSVYPNPFSNQINIQVASFTNQKLEFKLFDVTGRMIYSTSFENAFTVQLPGTLSTGLYTWSVLSKQQVLQSGKLIH